The genomic segment AAGAAGCCATCTTGACTACCAGATCCACCACGCGGCAGCTGTAGCCCCATTCATTGTCGTACCAAGCCACCACCTTGATGAAGTTGCTGGTGCCTTCCAGCACCATGGTGGATTTGGCGTCAAAAATCGAAGAGTGATCGTTGCCGATCACATCCACAGACACGATCGGATCTTCGGTATACTGGAGAATGCCCTTGAGCTTGCCGTCGGCCGCGGCTTTGATGGCGCGGTTGACCTGCTCGATGCTGACGTCCTGTTTCAATTCAGCGACCAGATCGACCACCGAACCGTCCCACACCGGAACGCGCAGGGAAAAGCCGTCCAGCTTGCCTTTCAGCTCTGGGATCACCTTGCCCACCGCTTTGGCAGCGCCTGTGGTGGTGGGAATGATGGCCATGGCCGCCGAGCGGGCGCGACGCAGATCGCTGTGCGGCAGATCCAGAATGCGCTGATCGTTGGTGTAAGCGTGCACGGTGGTCATATAACCGCGTTTGATGCCGAAAGCGTCGTGCAACACTTTGGCCACCGGGGCCAGACAGTTGGTCGTGCACGACGCATTGGAGACCAGTTTATGTTCGGGTTTGAGGTCGCTGTCATTGACGCCGATAACGATGGTGGCGTCGATCTCATCTTTGGACGGCACCGTCAGCACGACCTTTTTGGCGCCGCCATCCAGATGTTTGGCGATCTGCTCTTTTTTACGGAACACACCGGTGGACTCGACGACATAGTCTGCGCCGGCTTTGCTCCAGGGAATATTGGCCGGATCTTTTTCTGCACTGATCTGAACCTTTTTGCCGTTGACGATCACGGCATTGCCTTCGCAGGAGACCTCGCCTTTGAAAAGACCATGGGTGGAATCATATTTCAGCAGATGCGCCAGCGTCGGGGCATCGGTGATGTCGTTGATGTGGACAATTTCGATATCCTTGCGCTGCACCGCGGCGCGAAAAACCAGACGGCCGATACGGCCGAAACCGTTAATGCCTAATTTGATAGCCATGAAACCATCCTCCAATGTGCGTTGAGTATAAAAGACTAGGGATTGCCGAACGCGGAGCAAAAACCACGACCAAAAACCGGGAACATGGTTTGAGCTATTAAAGTAAAAAAAATTACACGCAATGTCAAGTATAATTCTTGACTGAGAAATCATTTACACGCGAACCAGGGTCAGACAGTAGACCTGGCGGCACCCTTGGGCCTTCAGCGTTTTGGCGCATTCGTTCAGAGTATGGCCGGTGGTGAACAGATCATCCACCAGCACCACCACGCCGCCGGCCGCTGCCTCCGGCCTGGGGACGACAAAGGCGCCGGCGAGATTGCGCGAACGCTCCGACTTGGCGAGTTTGGCCTGCGGCCGCGTGTAGCGGATGCGCTGCAGCAGGGCTGAATCCATGGGCAGCCCGGCGGCCGTTGCGGCATGTTGTGCCAGCCGCTCTGATTGGTTATAGCCGCGCTCGCGCAGGCGCCGCCGGTGCAACGGCACAGGCGCCAGCATCACGGCCTCCGGCAGCGCCGCGTCGCGCAGGGCCAGACCGAGCTCGCGGCCCAGCGGCTGGGCCAGGCTGGCATAGCCCTTGTACTTCATCAGATGAATCAGCTTTTGAATCGACTCATGGAAGGGAAACACTGCGATGGAGGCCTCGAACCAGGCCGGCCAGCTGAGTTGATGCGTCAGCTTTTCAGCCGCCAGCACCGGTTCTTCCAAACGGGGCAGGGTCTCCAGGCAGGTGCGACAAACCAGAACCTCTGCGTCCAAATCATTGTTGCAGAGCACACACCAGGGCGGATAGATGAAATCCAGCAATGGCTCTGTCAAAGACGACAGAGCGGAGACCCATGTTCGTTTTTCAGCCGTTGAACGCATCCTGCAACGGATTCCTCCCGCTCGGACGGACTCGGTTTGCGGAAAAATTACAAGAGGGGGACAGACAGCAGCCTTACTTGAAACGGTAGACAAAAGCGAGCTTGGGCTCTATACGCTCCTGGGATTTGTAGATCTTGCTGCCCGGATCGGTTTCAACAAAGGACCAGATGTAATCCACATAGAGGATGAGGTAGGGTTTGAGCTTGTATCCCAGTCCCAACCGCGCCACGCTGCGGTCATCCAGAGTAAACACGTCCTCTGCCTGGACAATACCGAGCTTGTCGTAGCTGGCATGGGCGGCGATCGTCGGCATGGCCTCTGTGGCGTCCGCAGCCAAATGCAACTGACCGCTCTTCTCGGCATCCAATTTGGACACGGTGCCCAATAACAGCACCCTGTTGCCCAGCACATTGCCGTACAGCTCGCCGAACGTGCCGCGGGTTTCCTCCAGGCCGATCAGCATGTCCGTCTTGTAGAATTTTTTACCGTGAGAAATCTGCAGTTTCTGGATTTCATAAAAGGGATCAAAGAACGACGGGATAAACTCCTCGCCCAACCAGCGGCGTTCCAGACGGGCCTGCACCTCCATGAGACCGAGGAGATTGGCAAAGCCGACGGATACGCCCACCGCCGTGCCGGCGCCGAAATCACGGCTGAGATTCTCGCGCGAGCTATAGCCGTGAATGACGGCATAGTCTGCGTACAAAAGCGTGTTGAACACGCGGGTTTTGATCAACGGCAATTCCACATCCACGCCATACACGGAAACACCGTCGTTGCTGGCTACCCAATCGTCCGGATCCAGGTCACGGGCAAAGCTGGCGCCGACGGCAAAATTTTTCAGCACCGGGACATCGAGAATATACAGCGGCCGGTAATAGCCGCGGAGACCGAATAATTCCGACCGCCCCATGTTGCTGGCTATGCTTTCGAAACCAAAATGGCCGAGATCCAGATCGAACTCCATGCCGATTTTGCGATCATCGTAGTTAATCTCGTTGGTAAAATAGTTGACGATAAAGCCATGGCCGATGCGCGCGGCGTCCAGCGTGCCGATCCGTGTGTAAAAGCGGTCCGTTTTGCGGCCATAGCGAAAATAGCGCAACAGACGGAAATAGTCATACCCCGAATCCCAGTCCTTGGCGCGCAGCGAGCCGCTCTTGGCATCATACAACAGGTTGATGTTCAATCCGAATCCCAGTGGCCCAAAGGACAGTTCCGGGCGCAGACAGAAAGAATAGTAGGATTGGTCGTCGATGGTGGTGATGCCGATCCCGCCGAACAGCCGGTTTTCGTTGCCGGTCCAGTAACCGAACCCGGCATCCGGGAATTGAGCTCCTGCAGAGCCCGCCAGACAAAATAGGCTCAGCAGAACCAGCGCCTTTTTCATCTGTTGCTTCCTTTCACCACAGATCTTCCATGCCGGGAGGAACATCCCAATGAGTCGCCCACTGAAAATGGCCCTGTCCTCCTGCCGCAGTGCTGCGGTCCACGGATAAAAGCCGCTTGTGTTCGATCTCCTCAGCCGCCAGATACTCGAACATCTCTTTGGCCTTTGGATGGCGGGCTTTGAGCGCCGCCTGGCGGTAATACTGATACGCCTTTTCCTCTGCCTGCATGGCCAAGCGGATCGCCTCCTCGCTCGAAAGATCGGGGGAGACCTGATGGCTGCCGATCTCCTGGGCTGAAACGATGACTGCAGGTTCCCGGCCGCCGGAGAGTTTGACGTACAGCTCGAAGAGCTGGTCGAAATGTCCCTGTTCGATGGCGCTGAAGTAGCTGAACTTGTTGCGGATTTTTTCCTGCTTCATCACCGCCGCTGCGCTGCGATAAAACTCCATGGCGCCTTTTTCCCGGCTGATCGCCAGCTGTAGGGAGGCCAGAGGATCGAGGTCGGCCACCTCGGTGCGCAGATGAAGGCCGGCCACGGCTTCGCTGAAGGCTTTATTGAAAGCGGGCAGGTCCTCTGGTTTACGTGAAGAGATATACGGCCCATCTACGCACACCTCTTGATCCACATAGTGGGCCCCGGCCAATTTAACGTCGTCGCGAATGCCGACATAGCAGGTGGTGGTCACGCCCTCAAGCAGGCCGGCGGAGATCAATACCTGAGCGCCGTGGCATATCGCGCCGACAGGTCGGCCGGTCTGCCAAAAGGCTATCACCAAAGCCAGCGCCGTTTCATTGACGCGGATGCGCTCCGGCGCCCCACCTCCGGGAATGATCAGACCATCATAGTCCGATGCGCGAACTTGATCGATGGTTTTGTCCGGCGTCAGGGTGACGCGGTTGTATTTGCCGGTGAGCGTCGAACGGTCCAATCCCACCCAATCCACCTGAGCGCCGAGCTTTTGCAGATACTCTTTCGGCAGCGTGGCCTCTTCGTCGTGAAATTGCGGACCGATCAAAATGGCGATTCGTTTATCTTTCAGCATGTCTCTTCTCTGAGTGATACAGGTGTTAGAAATCACAGAGCCGACGAAAAACAAGCGTCAGCCGGTGAGGGGTTACTTTTGATCCAGCTGGCGCAACCGGTCGCGCAGACCGGCCGCCACTTCGTAGGCCTCCTCCTGCACCGCCCGGTCCATCAGCCGTTGCAGTCTTTCCCGCTCGCTGAGCGGCTTTTGCTCCCGCAGCTCATCGAGCCATTCACGCAGCAGTTCCACCTCCACCATCTCTTTGCCCAGATGCTTGCTGTACTTTTGGTAATGGCGTTCTATGGCCTTGATCCCCTTTTCGATCAGGCGAATCGACTCATCCACTCCGCCGCTATCCATGGCCACAGAGGCGGCGGCGCGCACATACATCATCAGCACATAGGGCCGATACTGTTCGAACGCCCAGATGATCTCCTGGTTTTTTGCGTATTTGTGGACCAGATCGAACACTTTGAGATTGCGGCGGGTGTCGCGGACGACGCGTCGATAATCTCCCAAACGCAGCAGGGCGATATAGCGGTGATAGAATTGAATGGCCTCCTGTTGCAGCCGCAGACAGTCGCCGGTAGAGAGCGAAAACGAATCGCCGCCGCCCTGAAGCGCGGCCTTGGCGCGGTCTTCAAAGTAGCTGAGGTAGGAATCATAGTGGTGCGGCCGTCTGCCGTCGGGCCGGCCGTCCAACTCCATCTGCAGCAGGCCCAGGTCAATGCGCATCTGCAGTTTTTTGCTTCCGTCCTGACCGTCAATGATGCGCACATTGATGTCATTGGGAAGGTATTTCCAGCGTTTCAACAACCACCCGATGTCATCGCTCATAAGATCCTCGTCAGGCAAGGCTCGCAGACGCCCCCTCGGCAGGGCATGCTCTGTTAATTTGTGCGGTCTGGATCAAGAAAAATAGGCGATCGCGTTGCTGAACAACGCGGCTCCGTCGGCCTCCCGATTCAGGCCGATGCGGGTCCAGGCCGGATGATGCGTCGGATCGATGTTCCGTTCCGGATGCGGCATCAGCCCCAGCACGCGGCCGGTGGGATCGCAGATGCCGGCGATATCCGCCATGGAGCCGTTGGGATTCCACGGATAGGCGGCAGCACCGCCTTCCGGATTGATATATTGAAAGACCACTTGCCGGTTGCGCCAGAGCTCCTGCAGCACCGACTCATCGCGCACCACAAATTTGCCTTCGGCGTGGGCCACCGGAAAATAGACGCTTTCCTTCATGGTGCGGGTGAACACGCAGGGGCTCTCATTGATCCGCAGATAAACCCAGCGGTCGTCGTATTTGCCGGAATCGTTGTTGGTCAGGGTGACGGATTGCTCCCTGCTAAAATCCACCACCGGCAACAACCCCGCTTTTACCAACACTTGAAAACCGTTACAAATTCCAATAATCAGTTTACCCTGCTGATGAAAAGCGTGCAGATGATCCGCCAGGTGGAAACGCAATTGATTGGCCATCACCTTGCCGGCGGAGATGTCGTCGCCGTAGGTGAAACCGCCGGGAATGGCCAGAATCTGGTAGTCCGCCAGCAGCGCCGGATTTTCCAGCACCCGGTTGATGTGCAACAGGACGGCGGCGCCGCCGGCCTGGTTAAAGTCAAATGCGGTTTCCGAATCGCAATTGGATCCGGCAGCGCGCATCACAAGTACTCTGGGCTTCATCAAACAGACGTTCCTTTTCTTTCCTGATCAGACTTCGATGCCATGGCCGGCTACCAGCGCAAAGTGTTTTGCCAGGAGCTTTTCAAATTCGACAGATTTTCCTCGATCAACCGTTCTCCCTGCACGCCGTTGATGAGCACTTGGGGAGAGGCGGTGACCTGCCCCAGCAGGCCAAAGGGTATCGCCTGCAGCGCGGCGCAAAACGCCGCCTCTTTATCCGGCTGCACCTCGACCACCAGCCGACTGTTGGATTCGGAGAACAAGAGCACGTCGTCGCGAACCACATCCGCCGAAGCCGGCACTGCGGCCAAAGAGACGGACAGGCCCAGTCCGCCGCTGAACGCCATCTCCGCCAGCGCCACCGCCAACCCGCCTTCCGAGCAGTCGTGGCAGGAGGCCACCAGCCCGGCGGCCATGGCGGCATGCAGCGCCAAGTAGAGGCGGCGCGCCGATTCCGCGTCGACCTGCGGCACCCGGCTGCTGCTCGCGTTCATCACTTCATAATAATGCGATCCCCCGCATTCAGCTTTGGTCAGGCCCACCACATAGAGCAAGTTGCCCGCTTTCTTTAAATCCATGGTCACCGCCTGACGGCAGTCTTCCATGATCGAGATCGCAGAGATCAACAGAGTGGGCGGAATGGCGATACTGTCGCCGGATTCGGTTTTATATTCATTGTTAAGGCTGTCCTTGCCCGAGATGAACGGCGTACGGAAAACAGCCGCCACATCGTAGCAGGCCTGCATGGCGCGCATCAGACCGCCCAGACGGTCGGGCTTGTCTGTGCTGCCCCAGCAGAAATTGTCCAGCAGGGCTGTGCGCTCCAGAGAGCCGCCCACCGCGATGACGTTGCGGACCGCTTCGTCGATGGCGGAAGCGGCCATCCAATAGGGATCGATCAGACCGTACTTGGGATTCAGTCCGTTGGCCAGGATCACCGCCTTGTAAGAGTCCATTCTAGGCCGCGTCACCGAGGCGTCGGACGGCCCCTGCTGATCCACGCCCACCAGCGGTTTAACGACGCTGCCTCCCTGCACCTCATGATCGTATTGACGGATCACCCATTCCTTACTGCAGACATTGGGCGCAGCCAATATTTTATGCAAGACAGACGTCAAGTCGCTCGGACGCTCAGGCTCTATTTCCACCATCACCGGCTGTTCATAAACCGCGTGGCGCACCACCTCAGGCATGCCGTCGTGAAGAAACGCCATGTCCAGCTCTCCCACCACGGTCGAGCTATAGGTTAATCGGATTTTGCGATCGTCCGTCGTGCGGCCGATGACCGTGGCCTCCACATCCTCGCTGGCGAACAGGGCGAGTGTATCCGCCACATGCTCGGGCGGCACAAAGATCACCATCCGTTCCTGGGCTTCAGAGATCCAGATCTCCATGTAAGAGAGGCCGTGATACTTGAGCGGCACTTTTTCCAGGTACACCTCTGCGCCTGTGGTCTTGGCCAGTTCGCCGATGGCGGAGGAGAGACCGCCGGCGCCGCAATCTGTGATAGCGCGATAATAGCCCCTGTCGCGCGCCTGCATCAACGTGTCCACCAATTTCTTCTCGACAATCGGATTGCCGATCTGCACTGCACCGCTCCAGGTGCCTTCGCTCTCAGTGTGCAATTCGCCCGAGGAAGCGGTGGCGCCGTGAATGCCGTCGCGTCCGGTGCGGCCGCCGACGACGATGATGGCGTCGCCCGGCGCCACGGTCTTCTCACACAAGTTCCTGGGCAGCAAACCCACATTGCCGCAATAGACCAGCGGGTTGCCAAGATAGCGATCGTCAAAAAAGATGGCGCCGTTGGAGGTGGGAATGCCCATGCGGTTGCCGTAATCGCGTACACCGGCGACCACGCCCTGCATCACTCGTTTGGGATGCAGCACGCCCTTGGGCAGATCTTTCATGGCCAAATCCACCGGGCCGAAGCAAAAAACATCGGTGTTGATGATCGGCTTGGCGCCCAAGCCGGTACCCAACGGATCGCGGATCACGCCGCCGATGCCGGTATTGGCGCCGCCATACGGCTCCATGGCAGAGGGATGATTATGGGTCTCTACTTTAAAACAGATATTATAATCATCGTCAAAGTGGATCACACCGGCGTTGTCTTTGAAAACCGACACGCACCAGGGCAAATCCAGCTCACGGGTGACTCGGAAAATGGTTTGTTTAAGCGGATTGCGGATCACCTGGCCCTCGAATTCGACCAGGCCGGTGAGGGTCTTGTGGCTGCAGTGCTCAGACCAGGTTTGGGCGATCATCTCCAGTTCAATGTCCGTGGGATCCCGCTGCAGGGAACGAAAATGCTCCTGGATGGCGCGCATCTCCGCTGCATTGAGAAACAGATCTCGCTCACGGCTGAGCCTCATCAACTTCTCTTCATCCGCGTCGCGCAGGGGAATGACGATCAATTGGAAAACCGGGTCCTGCATAGTAAAGAAGAGCCTTTCACCCGGCTGCATGATGTGCTGCACCACTTTGTTGATCAACAGCTTTTGCCCGATCAACTCCCTGTCGCCGGCGGAAAGGGCGCCGAAAAACTCAAACCGTTTGGCGGTTTTAGCCTCTTGCACAGAGAGGATGCCCAAATCGCGAATGCCTTTCAGAGCGGTCTCAGCAACCAGATCGGTCACACCGCGGTTAAAAGTCACCTCAACGGACCAGCATGGATGGTCCTTCTGAGGCTGAAACGGCTGATCGATGCGATACTGCTGCGTCACCAGATCTGTCAGCAGCGATTCGGCGATCCTGGTTTTTTCCTCCTCCTGCAGGTCGCCGAAAAAATAGTACACCTGATAGACCTTGACCCGATCCACTCCGGCAACACCCAAATCCCTGGCGCCGGAGAGAATGCCTTTCGCCTCAGAATCCTGAAAGTCGGCCGACAGGCCCAATTCGATTCGCGTGATCACATTGGCTCCTTGAATGTATCAAATATAGTTTAAATATATTTGCAGGTAAATGCAAGGGAAATCATGGCCGTTGCCGCAGGCTCTCATCAGGCTGATCCACAACCGCCTCATTGAAAAGCGTCCTCCTGTGCATTCAAAGCTTGACTTTTTCACCTCAAGGTTTTAAATTAGCCAAACTTTAAAATCGGATCCTCATTTTTTGTTATTGTTTTTATTATAATTAAGCGGAGCACCTGCTTTGCAGACCGAAGATAACATAACGCCGACCGCCTGCAAATTGGCTCGAAAATTTATTTATTTTATGAGTGTCATCCTTTTCTTTTCTATTTTCTTTTTCCCCGTTCTACCGCTTTCCGCCGCCACGCCCTTTGATCCACTCTCAATCAGCACCCATCTGCTGGATGACTATATTCACATGGTCAAATTCAACCGCCTGCTCAAGGTCGATACGCCCATGATCACCGGACCGGATTCCAGCGGGCTGGAACCCTACTTGGGCTTGGCTGAAGATCAAAGCGACAGCGAGAAGGACGGTCCGATCAGCCGCATGCAAAAGCTGTTGCTGAGCTGGAACAAAAATCTGCCGCTCAAGGTCTCTGGCCATTACGATAAAGCCACCGCCATGTCCGTCACCCTGTACAAACTGGTGCATGATTGCGGCTTTGACGGCAGTTTTATCGATCGCGAGACCGCGCATCATCTGCTGGCCATGGAGTATAACTGGCCGTTATCCAAAAAGGAAACCAGCCTGGTGGCCCAAGTGTTGAATGAGGCGGTCAAGTTTCTCGGCCTGCGTTATCGGCTCGGCGGAAGCGGCGTCAAGTACATCGATTGCGGCATGTTCACCCGCATGGCTATGATCAGCGCCGGCATTGCCGAAAAAGTGTTTAATCGGACTGCGGCCATGCAATACCGCTATGCCGAACAGGGCGACATGGGCCTGTTCCTGCGGCCTGCAGGGGAACCGCCTCAACCAGGGGATCTGGTATTTTTTAATTGGCGCACTCGATTTCAAAACCGGCGCTACAAGGGGATCACCCATGTGGGCTTTTTCCTCGGCCAGGTGGGCGACCGTCTGCTGGTTCTGGAAGCCGCTTCACGCGGTGAACGCCGCGTGACCATCAAGGACCGCAGCGATTCCATCAGCCGCATCGCCGGTTATGCGCAGATCGTCGGCCCTCCGCCGGGCACAGATATTTTCGATTATATCAACATGGCGGCAGAGGACCTGGAAAACCTGATGGTGCCCAAGTTGGGAGACGATTAGGGGAAAAGACTAACTCCTGTGCCGAATGTACGCATAGAACAGGAAAGTAAAAATGGGAGCGCGGAGCTCCAGCTCCGCGATGATTGGCATTGCCAAGCTGAGAACAAACCGATTCACCGGTACGTCTGCTCCGTTCGCGATGACAGGAAGGGATGAGGTAATGCACTCAGAATTGCCGTAAAAACCGCGGCCACATTCCCCACGAGCGTCGGGGAATCCTTCCCCGGGCGAAACCTTTGTCCGGGCTTCCTCGCCCGGCTAACACCCGTATTCGTAGTTTAATCGAATAACACTTTCATCGCCTAAAAACCACGCCAAAGCTTGCCAAGATTTATAACAATAAACTCTCTGCTCCCTTGTTTTTATTTTATCAGCACCATTTTCCGCCTCTGCACGCTGTCGCCGAACTGCAGCACCGCCCAGTACAATCCCGTGTTCACGGCCCTCCCTGATCCATCGCTCCCGTCCCAGATCACTCGATGAGAGCCGGCTGGGACGTTTTGATCCATCAAAGTGGCCACAGTCTGTCCGAGAAGGTTTATCACCGTGAGCTTGGCTCGTCCCGGCGCTGCGGTGGTAAAAGAGAGCGTCGTACTGCTGTTGAACGGATTCGGGTAATTGGCAGCGAGATGAAATTCCATGGGCAGGCTTCTTGCCGGTTGGGAAGAGACCAACGTCCGGCTGTTAACCGCCACGATGGCATCCAAATCAAAGTCGCCGTTCAAAGACCCCTCCTGCCAGCGGTCGCCCATGTCTGTGATCCTGACATAGCGGATCCACGGCAACCTCACGTCCGCCAGGTCAAACTGATCAGCGCCGGAGCGCTGGGGATCGAGAGGATGGCTGGTGCTCTGCACCACATGGCAGCCGGCCAGACCAGCGTAGCTGCTGGTATCATAGGGAAATTCGATAAAAAGGTTGCCGTCCTGGCTGACCGCTACTGTAGCAGCCTCCATATACGGCTGTCCGGTCCACAGGTTCATGAACACATTCTCAAAGATGATGAAATCCACGCCGGGCCCATCGAAGACGACGTTGTCGGTGAACGCCAAAGTGATCTCGCCGCCGTGGCCCAGAGACAGAATCTCGGCCGGATCGCTGGTGGAGTTGGTGCTGTTAAGCCCGCAATCCGGATCCGGCGGACCCAGCACGTTGTCGGGAAAAAAATCATAGCCGGTTTTGCTCCACGGCTGGCCGGGTGAAAAGGCAACCACTTCATCAGCCCAGGGATCCGACGACTCGCTCCTTTCCACAATGGCCATGTCCTGACTGCCATCGCCCGCGGGATAGGTGATCACCACCCGGTCCTGCTGCACATCAAACTTTTGCACGACATCCTGATCAAAGGCGCTGATGTACAGTTCGGCGTTTTTCTTATCCCAGAGCAGATGCATGGCGCCGCGACCGACGCGCAAAGGATTTTGCGCGTTGTGCAGGATCTCGCCGCTGTAGATGTTCACCTTGTACAAAAAACCGCCGGTACGATCGCCCCAATCGCAGACATAGGCCATACCGTTCGGCAGCACCGCCAGATCCCCGGGATAGCCGCCCACCACCAGGGTATCGACAACCGCCGGGCTGCTATAGTCCGGCGGGGCATAGGGATTGATCACCGCCAGTTGCCCGCTGTTTCCGCCCCAGACGCCGGAGCAGAGCACATAATAGTTCCAATCCGGCCCCTTGCGCACCACTTGCGGATTGGCCGGCACCGCCACGCTGGTGAGCAGAGAATCGCGGGCAACGTCGATAAAGGCGACGGTGGATGGCTGATAGTCCGGATAGCCGCCGGTGTTGGCTACAAGAGCAGTGGCGCCATCGACGATGATCCCTTGCGGCGCCTTGCCGCAGGGGATGAATTTGGCGATGCGGTTCTCTTTGATCTCCACAACGGCCACAGCATCCATGAGCAGCAGGGTCACATAGACCCGGTTGGCGCCCACCAACGCCATGCCATAGGGATTGGAGCCTTCCGGCAGCGCAATGTGCCTCTCCACCTGCAGCGAGCGCGCATCGATGACCATGATCTCCGGCGGCACACTGTTCAGCACCAGAACTTTGTCGCGATAGGCAAGGATCTGATTGGGGATTTGCCCCAGGGTCGCCACATCGTTAAGAACCGCGCCGGTCTCCAGGTTCACGGTGGACAGAGTGCGCGCCAGACTGTTTTCAATAAACAACGTGCGCGGCAGGTCGCCGGCCAAGGCAAAACGAGCAACCCCCCAACACATAAACAACCACATCGTTTTCATCTTTTTTCCTCGAATTTTCATCTCCACGGTAAAAAGCCGGCCCGGTTCAAAGCGAATTAAGCAAACAGACCGCTGGGTGTCGCAGCAACTGCCCTTGCAATTAAAAGGCGGCGTTCCACCCGGCCCGCCATTCCCGGCCCGGCAGAGGCGCATTTTCTAACACTTGGTAGTGTATATCAGTGATGTTCAGGCAGGAGAGCATGAAGGTTTGCGGCCGTCCGATCAGACGGAAGGCGTATTGCAGAGTGATCTCGTGCAGAGAAAAGCCGGGCAAACGCACGGTATTAGCTTCGGTGACAAAGCGTTCACCGCTGCGCCGGAAACCATAATTCACCTGCAGATCGCGCCATGCCCATTGTAGGCCTGCTTTAAGGCTGTGTTCCGGTCGGTACGGCAATTGTTTGTGCCGCGCCGTTCGCTCCTCGCTGAGGTTTTCGCTGCGCAAATGGCTGTAGGAAACCTGCGTCTCCAAACGCCGGCGGTTGAGATGCCAGCGCCATTCGATCTCTTCGCCGGAAAGGCGGGCGTCGGTGTTGACCGGCGAAAAAGTGGCGAAAGAACCCAGACGCCAGATGATCAGGTCCCGCAGCTGATGGTGAAATTGATTGAAACGGAACAAGCTGTTGCGCCACAGACCTTCAATGGCCCATTCGAAATTTTCGCTCCGCTCCGGACGCAACCCAGCATTGCCGCGCACCCGGTATTGCTGGTAGAACAGATCGGCAAAAGTGGGCAGGCGGAAACCATGGCCCCAGTCCGCCTGCAGCCGCCAATCCAGCAGCAGTTGTTTACGCAAACTCACGCCCAGTGACGGGCTGAAAGCCTGATCCAGACGCTGGTCCTGGTTGTGTGCGGTCTCTGCCGCATCATAACGCAGGCCTGCCTGCGTTTCCAGACGTGCATTCCAGCCAAGTCCGGTCTCGTAGCCATGACGTACATAGACCCCGGTGTTGTGGACATCGGCGAGGCCCACCGGCGTCAGGGACGGGTACAGGCGATCGCGATCGGAAAAGCGGGTCGCTCCTGCTTCAACTCCCAGCTCGATCTGATGGTTTGGACTGATCTGGTGCACAAGATCGCTCTGCAGCCGGCCTGCGGTCACTTTATTTTCGTTCCAGTAGCGCGGCGTTGACCGGTAGCGCACCGGCACATTCTCATAGATATTTTTAAAAGAAGTCAAGTCCTCATTGAAAGAGGCGCGCACGTTTAACGTACGCCGGCGCTGTTTTTTTTCAAACGAGAGCACAGCCAGGCTGCGACGGGTGGCGCTGCGCGCAAAGGGCGTCCAGTTGTAGACAGCGCCGGGCAACCCGCGATGGCCGAACAGATGCTGAGCGGAAAAAGACCAGCGGGATCCGTTTTTCTCCCGGTTCCAGCGGCCGAACAGCTGCCGCTGCAGCACATCCGCGTTTAAGCGCGCCTCGGAGATGCGCCGGCCGGCGAGATCGTACTCATAGCGGTAATCGTTGCGGCTG from the bacterium genome contains:
- a CDS encoding T9SS type A sorting domain-containing protein is translated as MKTMWLFMCWGVARFALAGDLPRTLFIENSLARTLSTVNLETGAVLNDVATLGQIPNQILAYRDKVLVLNSVPPEIMVIDARSLQVERHIALPEGSNPYGMALVGANRVYVTLLLMDAVAVVEIKENRIAKFIPCGKAPQGIIVDGATALVANTGGYPDYQPSTVAFIDVARDSLLTSVAVPANPQVVRKGPDWNYYVLCSGVWGGNSGQLAVINPYAPPDYSSPAVVDTLVVGGYPGDLAVLPNGMAYVCDWGDRTGGFLYKVNIYSGEILHNAQNPLRVGRGAMHLLWDKKNAELYISAFDQDVVQKFDVQQDRVVITYPAGDGSQDMAIVERSESSDPWADEVVAFSPGQPWSKTGYDFFPDNVLGPPDPDCGLNSTNSTSDPAEILSLGHGGEITLAFTDNVVFDGPGVDFIIFENVFMNLWTGQPYMEAATVAVSQDGNLFIEFPYDTSSYAGLAGCHVVQSTSHPLDPQRSGADQFDLADVRLPWIRYVRITDMGDRWQEGSLNGDFDLDAIVAVNSRTLVSSQPARSLPMEFHLAANYPNPFNSSTTLSFTTAAPGRAKLTVINLLGQTVATLMDQNVPAGSHRVIWDGSDGSGRAVNTGLYWAVLQFGDSVQRRKMVLIK
- the purL gene encoding phosphoribosylformylglycinamidine synthase subunit PurL, with product MTRIELGLSADFQDSEAKGILSGARDLGVAGVDRVKVYQVYYFFGDLQEEEKTRIAESLLTDLVTQQYRIDQPFQPQKDHPCWSVEVTFNRGVTDLVAETALKGIRDLGILSVQEAKTAKRFEFFGALSAGDRELIGQKLLINKVVQHIMQPGERLFFTMQDPVFQLIVIPLRDADEEKLMRLSRERDLFLNAAEMRAIQEHFRSLQRDPTDIELEMIAQTWSEHCSHKTLTGLVEFEGQVIRNPLKQTIFRVTRELDLPWCVSVFKDNAGVIHFDDDYNICFKVETHNHPSAMEPYGGANTGIGGVIRDPLGTGLGAKPIINTDVFCFGPVDLAMKDLPKGVLHPKRVMQGVVAGVRDYGNRMGIPTSNGAIFFDDRYLGNPLVYCGNVGLLPRNLCEKTVAPGDAIIVVGGRTGRDGIHGATASSGELHTESEGTWSGAVQIGNPIVEKKLVDTLMQARDRGYYRAITDCGAGGLSSAIGELAKTTGAEVYLEKVPLKYHGLSYMEIWISEAQERMVIFVPPEHVADTLALFASEDVEATVIGRTTDDRKIRLTYSSTVVGELDMAFLHDGMPEVVRHAVYEQPVMVEIEPERPSDLTSVLHKILAAPNVCSKEWVIRQYDHEVQGGSVVKPLVGVDQQGPSDASVTRPRMDSYKAVILANGLNPKYGLIDPYWMAASAIDEAVRNVIAVGGSLERTALLDNFCWGSTDKPDRLGGLMRAMQACYDVAAVFRTPFISGKDSLNNEYKTESGDSIAIPPTLLISAISIMEDCRQAVTMDLKKAGNLLYVVGLTKAECGGSHYYEVMNASSSRVPQVDAESARRLYLALHAAMAAGLVASCHDCSEGGLAVALAEMAFSGGLGLSVSLAAVPASADVVRDDVLLFSESNSRLVVEVQPDKEAAFCAALQAIPFGLLGQVTASPQVLINGVQGERLIEENLSNLKSSWQNTLRW
- a CDS encoding C40 family peptidase, whose product is MQTEDNITPTACKLARKFIYFMSVILFFSIFFFPVLPLSAATPFDPLSISTHLLDDYIHMVKFNRLLKVDTPMITGPDSSGLEPYLGLAEDQSDSEKDGPISRMQKLLLSWNKNLPLKVSGHYDKATAMSVTLYKLVHDCGFDGSFIDRETAHHLLAMEYNWPLSKKETSLVAQVLNEAVKFLGLRYRLGGSGVKYIDCGMFTRMAMISAGIAEKVFNRTAAMQYRYAEQGDMGLFLRPAGEPPQPGDLVFFNWRTRFQNRRYKGITHVGFFLGQVGDRLLVLEAASRGERRVTIKDRSDSISRIAGYAQIVGPPPGTDIFDYINMAAEDLENLMVPKLGDD